In Dolichospermum flos-aquae CCAP 1403/13F, the following proteins share a genomic window:
- a CDS encoding MlaE family lipid ABC transporter permease subunit codes for MAKSSLETWSQRLLAAIFLGGQVLFHLIQGKIHRRNTLEQLAIVGPDSFFIALLTAIFVGAVFTIQVAREFINFGAGNLVGGVLAVALTRELTPVLTAVVLAGRVGSAFAAEIGTMKVTEQIDALLMLKTDPIDYLVIPRLLACFIMLPILTLLSLITGMSGGMLIATHIYNLSDTVFLDSARDFLDIWDIGSAMIKAACFGVLIAIIGCSWGLTTTGGAKGVGQSTTTAVVTALLVIFISNFFLSWVMFQGPGSGLVK; via the coding sequence ATGGCTAAATCCAGTTTAGAAACATGGAGTCAGCGATTGCTGGCCGCGATATTTTTAGGTGGACAAGTCTTATTTCACCTAATCCAAGGTAAAATTCACCGCCGGAACACCCTAGAACAATTGGCAATAGTTGGACCCGACTCCTTCTTTATTGCCCTATTAACAGCCATATTCGTGGGTGCAGTATTTACAATTCAGGTAGCAAGGGAGTTCATCAATTTTGGGGCAGGAAACCTCGTTGGTGGCGTGTTAGCAGTAGCATTGACGAGAGAACTTACCCCCGTATTAACAGCAGTAGTTTTAGCTGGAAGGGTAGGTTCGGCTTTTGCGGCAGAAATCGGCACAATGAAAGTCACAGAACAAATAGATGCTCTGTTAATGTTAAAAACAGATCCTATTGATTATCTAGTCATTCCCCGGCTTCTGGCTTGCTTCATCATGCTGCCGATTTTAACTTTGTTATCCTTAATTACAGGAATGTCTGGGGGAATGCTTATAGCCACTCATATTTACAACCTTTCAGATACAGTATTTCTAGACTCAGCGCGTGACTTTCTCGATATCTGGGATATTGGCAGTGCTATGATTAAAGCTGCTTGCTTTGGTGTATTAATCGCCATTATCGGCTGTAGTTGGGGCTTAACCACTACTGGAGGTGCTAAAGGTGTGGGACAATCAACAACAACTGCTGTTGTCACTGCCTTATTAGTTATATTCATTAGCAACTTCTTTCTGTCTTGGGTCATGTTTCAGGGTCCGGGTAGTGGATTAGTAAAATGA
- a CDS encoding DUF3119 family protein — protein MTSSLTPNTISTVELKPSYNIPVVLVLGAIPVLLVQPWLGGILTLLGLFLMLQAVTLRFQFTATDFDLYRGEKLIKRFPYQEWQNWRIFWNRVPILFYFKEVNSIHFLPILFDPKTLKSCLEERCPRID, from the coding sequence TTGACCAGTTCATTGACACCTAACACCATATCAACAGTAGAACTAAAGCCAAGTTACAATATTCCTGTTGTCTTAGTCTTGGGCGCTATTCCCGTACTATTGGTACAACCTTGGTTGGGAGGAATATTGACGTTATTGGGTTTGTTTTTGATGTTGCAAGCTGTAACACTACGCTTTCAATTTACCGCTACCGATTTTGATCTTTATAGAGGAGAAAAGTTAATTAAGCGTTTTCCTTACCAAGAATGGCAAAATTGGCGAATATTCTGGAATCGAGTTCCCATTTTGTTCTATTTTAAAGAAGTGAACAGTATTCACTTTTTGCCAATTTTATTTGACCCCAAAACCTTAAAATCTTGTTTAGAAGAACGTTGTCCACGCATTGATTAG